Genomic DNA from Paenibacillus donghaensis:
TGACTCGCTGAATATCTTTCTGATCAGTGTTTTTATCGCGGTATCCACCGGTGGAACCGTTGTTGTTGCCCAGTACAAAGGCAGCCGCAATGAGCTGATGGTATCCAAAGCATCGGCGGGGGCGGTGTCGTCTGTTTCCCTGATGGCGCTGCTGATCGGACTGTTCGGGATTATTTTTCATAATCCGCTGCTGAATCTGCTGTTTGGCGCGGCTTCGCCCGAGGTAATGGCCAATGCGCGTACGTATCTGATCGGCAGCAGCATCTCTTATCTGGGGATTGCGGTAGTGGAGGCGGTCTGCGGTGCGCTACGCGGAATTGGACGGACCCGGGCGTCGCTCGTGCTCTCGCTGATCATGAATCTGACGTATGTGGCGCTCAATCTTGTGTTCATCAACCTGCTGCATATGGGCGTGCTCGGGATGACATTCTCGGTCAATATCGCCCGCTATCTGGGGGCGCTGTGTGCGCTGTATTATCTGCTGCGTCTGGACAGCAGCCTGCACATCCGCATCCGTGACCTATGGAGAGTCCAGCTGTCGATGGTGAAGAAGATCATGTTCATCGGCATGCCGTTCGCGGCAGAGCAAATGTTCTTCAACGGGGGCAAAATCCTGACCCAAATCTTCATCGTCAGTCTCGGCACCTACGCGATTGCCACCAATGCGATCAGCTCCACCTTCGCCGGGATGATGCAGATCCCTGCCGGTGCGCTGTCCCTGACGATTATTACAGTAGTGGGCCAATGTATGGGCAGCGGCCATGTCAAGGATGCGCGCAAGTTCACCAAGTCATTTATCGTCTTGTCCTCGGCTTCCTTTGTGCTGATGGGCCTGCTGGTGCTGCCGCTCTTTATGCCGCTGGTTTCGCTGTTCCATCCGCCGGATGAGATTGTCGGCGATATCTTTCTGATCGTGCTGATCAATACGATTGCGCAGATTCCGCTCTGGTCGATCGCCTTCATTACGCCTTCGGCGCTGCGCGCCGCCGGGGATTCCAAGTTCACCTCGATGGTCTCCATGCTGTCGATGTGGCTGTTCCGCGTCGTGCTGGGCTACATCCTGGGCATTGCGCTGGA
This window encodes:
- a CDS encoding MATE family efflux transporter; amino-acid sequence: MLEPNVKVKMKRSQRLLDKYFSGETMDYRQMIALFIPILVDQAFVVGLNLVNTAMISSSGVAAISAVNMIDSLNIFLISVFIAVSTGGTVVVAQYKGSRNELMVSKASAGAVSSVSLMALLIGLFGIIFHNPLLNLLFGAASPEVMANARTYLIGSSISYLGIAVVEAVCGALRGIGRTRASLVLSLIMNLTYVALNLVFINLLHMGVLGMTFSVNIARYLGALCALYYLLRLDSSLHIRIRDLWRVQLSMVKKIMFIGMPFAAEQMFFNGGKILTQIFIVSLGTYAIATNAISSTFAGMMQIPAGALSLTIITVVGQCMGSGHVKDARKFTKSFIVLSSASFVLMGLLVLPLFMPLVSLFHPPDEIVGDIFLIVLINTIAQIPLWSIAFITPSALRAAGDSKFTSMVSMLSMWLFRVVLGYILGIALDFGILGVWIAMNCEWGVRGIIFMRRFLGEKWSRHRVI